One Primulina huaijiensis isolate GDHJ02 chromosome 5, ASM1229523v2, whole genome shotgun sequence DNA segment encodes these proteins:
- the LOC140976796 gene encoding protein translation factor SUI1 homolog, which yields MSDLDIQIPTTFDAFADANAENSGAGSKDYVHIRIQQRNGRKSLTTVQGLKKEFSYNKILKDLKKEFCCNGTVVQDPELGQVIQLQGDQRKNVSSFLVQAGIVKKEHIKIHGF from the exons ATGTCTGATCTTGACATCCAGATACCAACAACCTTCG ATGCTTTTGCCGATGCAAATGCGGAGAATTCCGGTGCTGGATCAAAGGACTACGTTCATATTCGTATACAACAACGTAATGGTCGTAAAAGCCTGACAACTGTTCAAGGATTGAAGAAAGAGTTCAGCTATAACAAAATCCTCAAGGATCTTAAGAAGGAGTTTTGCTGCAATGGAACTGTTGTTCAGGACCCTGAGCTAGGCCAG GTTATTCAGCTTCAAGGTGATCAACGGAAAAACGTTTCTTCCTTTCTTGTTCAG GCTGGAATTGTGAAGAAGGAGCACATCAAGATTCATGGTTTCTGA